The nucleotide sequence TACACTCACAGCACTGGGATGAACCCCACGTAATTCTCTCCATGGTCATCCTCAGCATCACTTTTCTACTGGGGTTGCCAGGCAACGGGCTGGTGCTGTGGGTGGCTGGCCTAAAGATGCAACGAACAGTGAACACAGTTTGGTTTCTCCATCTCACCTTGGCTGACTTCATCTGCTGCctctccctgcccttctccctgGTCCACTTGGTTCTCCAAGGACACTGGCCCTACGGCTGGTTCCTATGCAAGCTCATCCCCTCCATCATCATCCTCAACATGTTTGCCAGTGTCTTCTTGCTGACTGCCATTAGTCTGGACCGCTGTCTGTTGGTACTCAGGCCAATCTGGTGCCAGAATCATCGCAACGTGGGAACAGCCTGCACTATCTGTGGTTGTATCTGGGTGGTGGCTTTGGTAATGTGCATACCTGCTTTTATATACCGGGAGACGTTCACTATAGACAACCAGAGTATGTGTGGCTACAACTTTGGTCACCATGGCTCATTAGATTATCTAGACTTCACCTTTAATCTACTGGAAAACGGGTCTTTTGACAACTCCATTGCTGATCCGCCTGGAGAAATGGATGACAGGTTAGATTCCTTCTGGCCACAAACCAAGGATCAGCCTTGGGCAGCCACCACTGGCCTCCCTTCCCAAAAATTTCAAAGAACTTCTAGAGATTCACTCCCTATGGATTCAGCTAGATTATCTGTTCAACAACCACATTATGATCTATTTCAGTCTGCTGATGAAGTCTCAGCTACACTCTCCAGTGACTTTCCCATTGAAGATCACAGAACTCACCCCCTGGAGAACTCGGATTCTTTTCTCCCTGCTGATTTTGAGTTTTTTCCTAATGCCTCCAGGGATTCCTTATACATATCTGAACTATCACAAGGTTTCCAGGATGATTATTTTGGCCAATTTGCATATGATCATCAAGTGCCAACACCCCAGGTAGCCATAACCATCAGTAGGCTAGTGGTGGGTTTCCTGTTGCCCTTTATCATCATGGTGGCCTGTTATAGCctcattattttcaaaatgcGTCGGAGCCGCTTCACCAAGTCTCGGAgcaaactcttgagagtcgctaTGGTGGTGGTAGTTGTCTTCCTTGTCTGCTGGGCTCCATACCACATTGTTGGAGTCCTCTTATTGTTTACTGACCCAGATGATCCCTTTGGGGAATCTCTGTTGTCCTGGGACCATGTGTCTCTTGCTCTAGCATCTGCCAATAGTTGCTTCAATCCATTCCTCTATGCTCTCCTGGGAAAGGACTTTAGGAGAAAAGCAAGACAGTCCATGCAGGGAATTCTCGAGGCAGCTTTCAGTGAGGACATGACACACTCTACCAGCTGCCCCCAAAACAAAACCTCTTTCGAAAGAAACAGTATCAGTACAGTTGTATGAAAACATGGAGCCACTGACCTAAGCAGAGGTTCTTAGGCAAATGTAACATGTTTCTTAAAAGACAGGAGAGATGGGGAGCAGGGGGGTTCTTGCAGAGACCGTCAAAGAATCCATCTGgaggttctcaaagtgtggtcccagaCTAGTGGCATGAGCATCACCTGGAAAGTTGTCAGAAGTACAAATTCTCCAGCCCCTTCCCCTGCAGGCTGGCTGAATCCGAATCTCTAGGGGTAGGGTCCCAAGAGTGTTTGCAC is from Odocoileus virginianus isolate 20LAN1187 ecotype Illinois unplaced genomic scaffold, Ovbor_1.2 Unplaced_Contig_11, whole genome shotgun sequence and encodes:
- the C3AR1 gene encoding C3a anaphylatoxin chemotactic receptor codes for the protein MESFSAETNSTDLHSQHWDEPHVILSMVILSITFLLGLPGNGLVLWVAGLKMQRTVNTVWFLHLTLADFICCLSLPFSLVHLVLQGHWPYGWFLCKLIPSIIILNMFASVFLLTAISLDRCLLVLRPIWCQNHRNVGTACTICGCIWVVALVMCIPAFIYRETFTIDNQSMCGYNFGHHGSLDYLDFTFNLLENGSFDNSIADPPGEMDDRLDSFWPQTKDQPWAATTGLPSQKFQRTSRDSLPMDSARLSVQQPHYDLFQSADEVSATLSSDFPIEDHRTHPLENSDSFLPADFEFFPNASRDSLYISELSQGFQDDYFGQFAYDHQVPTPQVAITISRLVVGFLLPFIIMVACYSLIIFKMRRSRFTKSRSKLLRVAMVVVVVFLVCWAPYHIVGVLLLFTDPDDPFGESLLSWDHVSLALASANSCFNPFLYALLGKDFRRKARQSMQGILEAAFSEDMTHSTSCPQNKTSFERNSISTVV